In Rhipicephalus sanguineus isolate Rsan-2018 chromosome 1, BIME_Rsan_1.4, whole genome shotgun sequence, the DNA window AATATACGTATCCTCCGAAACAATCCTAGTCTTGCATTGCTTCCTTAGGAAAGAAACACGAACTAAAGGTTGAAGTAGGCAGAGTTTTGCACACTTTCAAATTGGAGGCCTATTGCTGAGCACCTTTGTGAATGCCCGCGCCCCTCTAACGTTCTCTGCTGACCGGCTTTATAATGCCTGATATACCGACTGCTGCGGCTTCATGCCTATGGAATTGGGATGCTCATTACTATGATTTTATTTTGAATAAGCGTCTCGGTGGCCGTTTTCAGAAAGAGGGTGTCTTttttaataaagaagaaaacgtcCACGCGCTGATAGTTCGCATGGCATCCTGCGATACTTAAATAATCTGAGGTCCGTCGTCCTTCACATAACAGCTACAACTTAAAGTCACAAAAATGGAATACccacaaatttattcacacacCAATATTGCTCACATAACGTGCATCTTCTATACATGCTGTGTGTCATCTCTTCCTTTCATGGACCCATCAAGCTTCAACGTAGCAATTAGCGCTTAAAGGTAGTACAATTGAGCGTATGTGATTGGAACAAGAGTAATcagtaaagaaaataaaaaaaaatcttctgctaTGATTTCACATACTTCGGTACTCGTAAACAGTACTCTTGTAAAAGGTAGGAGGCAGTTGGACCAGCTTTATGCGCATATGAACAGGATATAGAAAGTCCTTCTCGGGTCAAGTGCTCGAGAGCAGActcaagtttcttttcttttttttcccctagtaATCTCGGATGATGCGAAAATGTTGTGAACTGCTTCTTTTGCTTATCTCACGACTTCGGTCCACGAGTGGGCCTTTTCGAGATTACGGGTGCCAGGGCGGCTTATAAGGAGTGGTTGCCTGCGCTAAGGAGTCACGGCCATCGCCAGTAACTGTTGAATCCTCGTCGTTTTCAGCACGAAAAATGAACTCGAGGATGCTGCTCGGCCTGGTGCTCGTCGGTGTGGTGGGGCTTGCCTACGCGGATCACCACGGAGGCCAACCAGGCTCTGTCTGCGGTGATCAGTTTCTCTACCTTTGCATGTTCTTTCTTTACTTCACCTGGATTTACAGTGGTAGCGAACAAAGAGCAAAATTATCTAGCGGTCTACGTAAGACCTAGTAAATATAACGCAATACATTTTTACACTGATATCCGTGAATTTATAGGACGTTAATAAGAACTCCTATTTCCCCTTCACATCACCCTATGCAAAGTGGTTGCTTTACGTTAAACAATCTTGATCACTTTGACAAATGGCTGGGCAATGCTTCACACCAtcatttccgaaaaaaaaatagtgataTTGACGATTACGCATAGTCAAGGAATGGACTCAAGTTCTGCATCTTACACTCAGTGTTCTTCACACAGAAATCTAATCACATGTAGTGTCGGCGATGATTCTAAGTAATAACATAATATACCTTGACAAGTTGCGACTAAAGACATGCACATTTTCGCTACTCGCATACGGGAGCCTTCACCGCGTACTTTAGAATCTTATTCCTCACGAACTAATTTAGCGACCATATATCGATTGAACATTCCACTGAAATATTGTTATTTTCAGTGATTGCTGTTACACCCACCGAACAAATCTCTCCACAGAAACACACTTGCCAGAAATTTTCCTTTCTGATTGTAAATGGCATACCGTCCTTTTGTATCTCTGAGTCTCTGCGAAAATATTAAAGAATATTTCTCACAAAAAACGCAGCGCATCGGCCAGTGTACTAAAATTAAGGCCCGTTACTTTAGGTGATTCATAGATACCAATGTCTTCTCTTTTACTTTTTGCAGCACTGGAAGAAAATACCAAGCGCGCACTTATTGCATGTGTCCAGACTCATCTAAATGCAGAAGTAAGTTGGCTGCTGTACGGATGAAAGTCTCAAAAGCGGCTGAGTATCTTACTTCTCTCTATTGGTTTTATACAGCAGTAACACACATTTTCAAGTGCTTCATATTCATATCATTGCAACTACGTGTCGATTTCCTGCGTAAGCAAATTTAAAGTTTGTTTCCTAAATCCACGTGTTTACACACCGGCTATAACCCCAGGAACGTGACTACAGAATTTATAAATAAGTTATAGCGAGCTTTAGTACTGTGTATATGTTTCGTCCGTGTACCACGTCGCGTATGCAAGAACACAATGTTTCGCATAGTGCACATGAGCCAAGGTTCTGAACACGGCCTCTATGGGAAACGTGGCGTTATTACATACGCAACTCCGTTACGGATGGAACGTACAAAGCACTAAACCTCACTTATAAAAGTTACGATTGCGTAGTGCACCTGACGCCTGCCTACACTTGTCGCTGATGCAGCCAGACAGCTTGAATAACTAATCTATAACGCCGAGCTCTTTGTTTGATTGCTTTTCTTGTAGCAATAGCACTGTACCGTTAATTCATGCTCCCTTTGCCATTATCGCCGACGCCAGTGTAACGATTACAACCAAAGGCCCGCCTACGTAACAGGAAGTAACTCTATACGCGGTACGCACCAAATATGGCCTCTGATGATGCACGTAAACGTAATACGAAGCCCTGAAAGTTGTGTAATGCGGTGCAGAGGCAGCAAAATTCCACAGGCAAGAACGGAAGGGAGGAGGGGGGATGTTGAAGTATATGGCagcagttaataataataataataataataatattattattatattattattattattattattattattattattattattattattattattattattattattattgtgtttcTCTTGCCGCATCTGTCATGGCTCCTCGAGCTGCTATCGGCTTTGCGCTGCACACAGGCAGACTTATGACGCTGGAAATCACGTAGTAGATTTATCGTTTTGTTTCTGACTATTATAATTTCTAATATTAGAGCTGTGGATTACAGTTTTACAATTTCTCGGGTAGTTTACTGCTGTGGAATGCAGTGCTCACCGAATACCCTTTTTGGTTTGGATTTGTGCGAAAGCTTTTTGTCATTTGCACCTCCTGTCGGGACTTCAGGTATAATGAAATGTATCATTTTCTCTCCAGACTACCCAGAAGCTGAGCACTGTGAAGGAGCAGCTTCACTGCGAAGACGTCCACTGCGTTTTCGTCAGAATCTGCGATAGGAACAATGGCACATTGGTAAGAAAGGCTTTAAAGGGTTGTCTTGCACCCCAGGTCATACTCTACTGCGATAACACATCAATTCTCAAAGCTGGTTTTGTAGCGTCGCCTATCCGTCGGCACATTTTTTGTATAACGCTGCACTCGTTGTAGCGTCATTATGCTGTCGCTGTTCGGACGTCTCGCCATCAGGCATCTTGCTCTCTTTAAATTCACCATAAAAAGAGgcaataaaacagaagaaaagaaataTCAAGCGCCAGATCCACAAGATATCCAACTCGTACCCCGAGTTCAACTTGAAGTTAAGCACCGGGAGCGTTTACACCATTTACACCGCTCACTACCGAGTTTCAACTCGGTAGTGAGCTGCGGGCAGTTATTCGCGTTTTGCCGACTTAGATTATGCTCAAGTCAATGTATGTATTTAGGAGTTATAGTCGGTATTAGTGTGGCTGACGAGGGCGACGCTGAGAACATCACGAAGTTCTTCTTTAGAACGATGGCCATATCCACTGTCAGAACCTGCGTATTTTGCAGTAAATATGTTCAGAGCCGTTTTAATAGATGTAGGGCGCCCCTGGATTCGCTATGGTGGGACGCGTTCGGTTTCTGGCGAAATCGTGTTTTGTTCATGCGTTAGCAATGGTTGACTATATTTGTTTTTGAAATATGAAGcagttcttagcgaacctttgccactttgagtgtatctatctatctagccgcccacgacttatgctctcgtggccgtttcgttacctGAATATACACCATAACTGGTGTGGTGtgacatgactttatgacgaacataaatgacagaagCAAATCGCAACATGCATGTCTTGAActgcatgatttagatgccatagTCCTCGTGCTctcacggccgtttcgttaaaatgatatgtatcaaaattggtatggtgggacatgagtgtatgacgaacataaatggcaggtcgagttactttttttcgaaatgttccactatggcatgcctgataatcatatcgtggtattggcggGTAAAATCCTAGAAATAATTAGTAGGATTGGTTCTGTTGTGAAGTTTGGGGGGAGGGCGCACACGATATCAGTGCTCCGCGGCAATAATGAAGGGCCGCGAGTGCCGCGCTTTGCACACGTTTGTGCGCGCgtacgtgtgtgcgcgtgttgACGGGTATCCGCTATTTAGCATACATTAAATAGCACATGACTTCTTCATAGACACATCGGTGAGTGGTCTCGAGTGCAGTGACACATGATAGCTTATAGATAATATGGAAACATGCCTTTGCTTATACTTTAGCGGTTGTGACGGCTCGTAAAGAGGATCGATTCGCAAGAAAAGGCGTCGGGTAATTGGGACAGCTAACTGACATTAGCAAAGGCCCAAAAATTCTTTAATAACGTTGTTATAAGGAAATTTCATTATAACCCACACCAGTCCTTAGGAACCACTCCAGTGCATGAAATGTTGTGTGGATTCAGGTTCTTATTCATAAACTTAAGATTTAGCAAAGCGACAAATTTCACCTCTAAAGCGTCAACGTAACATTCTGAAatttgcgatatttttttttttcgtttctgtaGGAACACCCTTCCAACGAGTTCTTCTCGGTAAGCATTTTTTATTTACCTTAATTCACATCATTCATGAAATTGCAGAAGGCCATTAGTGGTTATTGATTTCATCGCTTGAGTAATAGATGAACAGTGCTATTCTTAACAAAAAAGACTGGTGAGCTAATTGGCACTGCATAGATTTAGGTTTAGAGCAAAGAAACACGAGGACACATCGCTACTAACAAGTAGCGCTGGGTCCTCATGTCTTCTTTTTGTCCTCGTGTTTCATTGCCCTAGACCCAAAATGCTATTCTTGCTGTGCTCTATTCAAGATCTGGACACAACAGTGCCAGCGAAACCGTGGTGTATATTACGTGGTTTTTATTGATAGAACAGCTTCAAAGGTCTTCCATATTCGAATATTGaacgtttattaaatgcgaagcatttcttagagaacctttcacactttgagcgtgtctatctatctatctatctatctatctatctatctatctatctatctatctatctatctatctatctatctatctatctatctatctatctatctatctatctatctatctatctatctatctatctatctatctatctatctatctatctatctatctatctatctatctatctatctatctatctatctatctatctatctatctatctatctatctatctatctatctatccagccgcctacatctgggtgctctcatgatcgcctcgttaacttggCGTAGAACAaaattgcatgggagggtaaaaggatttgacgaatatgactgtcgggtcctgacatgaataaattccttcagacacgcgtggcacacacccgtttaccacgggccgtggtgtgcgggtatgcgccacaggtcattgacaCAGGAATGgtgagaacaaacattggtaatttaaatgcgagagcgttaaaaaaaaccgacatcggcagcgttgacccgacgaatggacagagtaaaaattaggatcccagtaggaatcgaacccaagcattctgcgtggcaatcaggtattctacgacagagccacgccaggtctataaacgggcttggaaaaacagcctatgcaggtgtaatggcggtgcaacgtcagttgtagttgtgtgctggctatctaattttacaagaaagcaataaacacgacaTATGTACCTCTACCATACAGGCGTAATATTTGATTGACGTcactggttccagtgttggctccgcttttatagcagtctaataaatattacaatTGTTTTCCTATGGCTCAACAAgatgtattg includes these proteins:
- the LOC119386782 gene encoding uncharacterized protein LOC119386782, which codes for MNSRMLLGLVLVGVVGLAYADHHGGQPGSVCALEENTKRALIACVQTHLNAETTQKLSTVKEQLHCEDVHCVFVRICDRNNGTLEHPSNEFFSEAEKTDMRTAVLTCRDNLQRQASEAAKTS